A part of Aspergillus flavus chromosome 1, complete sequence genomic DNA contains:
- a CDS encoding putative cell wall glucanase (Probable beta-glucosidase btgE) has product MRGAFLAAAAAVAGTAMADVAHMRRHGHDSFHHNRAYQPEVPAEGDENCECTTKVITITGPPTLVPINTPAPEPSSSSSSEVPSVPSSESSVVTSEAVTTLHSTSTATVTVVTTPGVDATGAQTPTGGVPGTPEASSPAGTPEASTPAVPATSESPLPTPGVTSFSSTGIYTIPATTVTVRDTTTVCGATTTELPSGTHTFGGVTTVVSTATTVTCPVATVEPSGSTVTSKIYTTTYVCPSAGTYTIAPTTTYVPTSTVVVYPTPATITPGTYTQDEQTVTVTRTDFTYVCPFTGNDQPTSAPVASTSAVPVTTTAAPSTTSAVASSSASASSTATAVPTGVSGQQMGMTYSPYTNEGGCQSKDQVLKDVALIKQKGFTHVRVYSTDCNGLEYIGEAARENGLKMIIGVFISSTGISGAQEQVTAITKWAQWDLVTLVVVGNEAIQNGYTDASSLAGFISSCKSSFQASGYSGQVTTTEPINVWQQSGSALCGAVDILGANLHPFFNADVTPDQAGSFVRAQIKDLEAVCNKDVINLETGWPSAGNANGKAVPGTAQQAAAIKALVEEVGSQSVFFSYSNDLWKDAGEFDVERYWGCIDQFK; this is encoded by the exons ATGAGGGGTGCTTTCTTGGCCGCTGCGGCTGCCGTCGCCGGTACGGCGATGGCTGATGTCGCGCACATGCGTCGTCATGGCCATGATTCTTTCCACCACAACCGCGCCTATCAGCCTGAGGTTCCTGCCGAGGGTGATGAGAACTGCGAATGTACCACCAAGGTCATCACCATCACTGGCCCTCCTACCC TGGTCCCCATCAACACCCCGGCTCCTgagcccagcagcagcagcagctctgAGGTCCCCAGCGTTCCCAGCAGCGAAAGCAGCGTCGTGACCTCCGAGGCTGTCACCACCCTCCACTCCACCAGCACTGCCACCGTCACCGTGGTCACCACTCCTGGTGTTGATGCCACCGGCGCTCAGACTCCCACTGGCGGTGTCCCTGGCACTCCTGAGGCCTCCTCTCCGGCTGGAACCCCTGAAGCCTCCACTCCCGCCGTCCCTGCGACTTCCGAGTCCCCTCTCCCCACCCCTGGAGTGAccagcttctcctccaccggTATCTACACCATCCCCGCCACCACCGTCACCGTGCGGGATACCACCACCGTTTGCGGTGCTACCACCACTGAGCTGCCCAGCGGTACTCACACCTTCGGTGGTGTGACCACTGTGGTCTCGACCGCGACCACTGTCACCTGCCCCGTCGCTACCGTTGAGCCCAGCGGTTCCACTGTCACCAGCAAGATCTACACCACCACCTATGTCTGCCCCAGCGCTGGTACCTACACCATTGCCCCTACCACCACCTACGTCCCCACCAGCACCGTCGTGGTCTACCCCACTCCTGCCACCATCACCCCTGGCACCTACACCCAGGATGAGCAGACCGTGACCGTCACCCGCACTGACTTCACCTACGTCTGCCCCTTCACCGGCAATGACCAGCCCACCTCCGCCCCCGTTGCTTCCACCTCGGCCGTCCCTGTGACCACCACTGCTGccccctccaccacttccGCCGTCGCCTCCAGCAGCGCTAGCGCCAGCAGCACTGCCACCGCCGTTCCCACCGGTGTCAGCGGCCAGCAGATGGGTATGACCTACTCTCCTTACACCAACGAGGGTGGCTGCCAGTCTAAGGACCAGGTCCTCAAGGATGTTGCCCTGATCAAGCAGAAGGGCTTCACCCACGTCCGTGTCTACTCCACTGACTGCAACGGTCTCGAGTACATTGGTGAGGCTGCCCGTGAGAACGGCCTCAAGATGATCATTGGTGTCTTCATCTCCAGCACCGGCATCAGCGGTGCCCAGGAGCAGGTGACCGCCATCACTAAGTGGGCCCAGTGGGATCTGGTTACCCTCGTCGTCGTTGGTAACGAGGCCATCCAGAACGGTTACACCGATGCTTCCAGCCTCGCTGGCTTCATCTCCTCTTGCAAGTCCTCCTTCCAGGCTTCCGGCTACTCGGGCCAggtcaccaccaccgagcCCATCAACGTCTGGCAGCAGTCTGGCAGCGCTCTGTGCGGTGCCGTTGACATCCTCGGTGCTAACCTCCACCCCTTCTTCAACGCCGATGTTACCCCCGACCAGGCCGGTAGCTTCGTCCGTGCTCAGATCAAGGACCTTGAGGCCGTCTGCAACAAGGACGTGATCAACCTTGAGACTGGCTGGCCTAGCGCCGGTAACGCCAACGGCAAGGCCGTCCCCGGTACTGCCCAGCAGGCTGCCGCTATCAAGGCTCTCGTTGAGGAGGTCGGCTCTCAgtccgtcttcttctcctaCTCCAACGACCTCTGGAAGGATGCCGGCGAGTTTGACGTCGAGCGCTACTGGGGTTGCATTGACCAGTTCAAATAA